The Streptomyces sp. DG1A-41 genomic sequence CGACCTGGCCGACCTCGGTGTGCGGGTCGGTCTCGGAGTCGGGGACCCGCTCGCTGAGGTTCACCTCGCCGGTGTGCAGGGGGAGTTCGGATACCCGGGTGGCGGTGGCGGCGACGCGGCGGAGGGGGCGGGTGGCTACGCCGATGAGGACGTAACCGGCGATGGCGGCGGCGACAAGCCCGGCGCCGGTGACGCTCACCTCGACGAGGATGAGGGTGTTGATCGTGGTGGTGACCGACTCGGTGGGCAGGGCGACGTAGTAGCTGCCTCCGTCGGCCCCGGGGACGAACTGCACGCGGTACTCGCCGAGGCCGGGGATGTCGACGGTGTGCATTCCACTGGTCGGCACCTCGGCGAGGGCGGCCTTCTGCTCGTCGGTGAGGCTGACGGGCGTATTGCGCTGGAAGGGGCCGTTCTCGCGGGAGTCCTTGGCGTAGGCGGCCCGGGTGACCTTGCCGTCGGCACCAACCTCTGCGGCGATGGTCTCCGGCTGGGCCGGCCCCCTGATGAAGCCGGTGACCCTGTCGATCGAGTCGGTGTCCTCCTCGCCGCCGGGTTTCATGGGCCCCGACAGACGCTTGCCGGCTTCGTCGACCTGCCCGTTCAACTGCTCGTACAGATGCGATCTGAGGGCCAAGGTCGTCACCGTCCCGATCACCGCACACACCACGGCGATCAGCACCACGGACGCGACGACGAGCCGCGTCCGCAGCGTGCGCGGCTTGCCCGCTCGCGACAGCTTGCCCGCTCTGTGCTGCGTACTCGGCCGTCGCCGCCCGCTCATGACGCCGCGGGCTTGATCAGGTAACCGGCACCACGCCGGGTGTGGATCATCGGCTCCCGCCCCGCGTCGATCTTCCGCCGCAGATACGAGATGTACAGCTCGACGACGTTGGCCTGCCCGCCGAAGTCGTACGACCACACGCGGTCGAGGATCTGCGCCTTGCTGAGCACGCGCCGCGGATTGCGCATCAGGAACCGCAGCAGCTCGAACTCGGTCGCGGTCAGGTGGATGTTGTCACCGCCCCGGGTGACCTCGTGGCTGTCCTCGTCGAGGGTGAGGTCGCCGACGACCAGCATGGAGTCGGAGCGCCGGTCGGCGGCACCGGACCGCCGTATCAGCCCGCGCAGTCGCGCGACGACCTCTTCGAGGCTGAACGGCTTGGTGACGTAGTCGTCCCCACCGGCCGTCAGCCCGGCGATCCGGTCCTCGACGGCGTCCTTGGCGGTGAGGAAGAGAACCGGCACGTCGGGCAGCTCACGGCGCAGCCGGCCGAGAACCGCGAGCCCGTCCATGTCGGGCAGCATCATGTCGAGGACCACGGCGTCGGGCCGGAAGTCACGCGCGGTCTGGATGGCGCCCTGGCCGTCTCCGGCGCTCCGGATCTGCCAGCCCTCGTAACGGAGGGCCATGGACAGCAGCTCGGTGATCGACATCTCGTCGTCCACCACAAGCACTCGGACGGGGCTCCCATCCGGCCTCAGCAGTTCGGTGCGCCCTTGGGGCGAGGTCGTGGTCATGGTGGACACGATGTCGGGGTGCTCTGAGAGCACCCTTTCGACAACCTGTGATTTCCCTGAGAAACACACAGGCACTTCTCAGGGAACGCCTGGGAATGCCGGCATCCAGCGGGGTGGGGGCAGTGGCGGCCGCGGTGAGACGCGATGGTGAAGCTGTGGATCCGCTGGGCGGCCCGGCAGGACGTTCAACAGCGGGGGAGGATCAGCGGGCGGGGCATCAGCGGCCGAGGTTCATCAGCAGGCAGGCTCATCCGCGGGCGTTTCAGAACAACCCGTCCTGCATTCCCACCTCCTCCTTGAACCCCCTCACCGGAACGGTCAATTCCGTACCCTCGGCGGCAGGCACGAGCCCCCACCCGCTCATCAGCCGCGTATCCAGCACGACGACGCCACCCCCGGTCGCCAGATGCAGATCGGGCCCGGCAGCGGCCACGAGCTCCCCGCTCACGGCCCCACCGGCGACGAGCTCGGCCACCTCCCCGACGGCGACGGGCAGCCCGGCGAGCCCGAACACCTCCACGTGGTCGACAACGCGCAGAGGCTCCCGCACGAGCGACTCCGGCCACTCACACAGAGCGACCGCCCGCGCATGCAACTCGGCGACCTCGACGGCCCGGTCAGCCGCCGCCTCCGGAAGCACGGCCCGCACGGCCCGCTTCGCGACGTATGGAATCCGGTCGGGCACCCGCAGCGCGGCCCGCAACAGCTCCTCGGTGCGCCGAGCGGCCATGAGCGGCCCGACTCCGAGCCAGCTGAAGCACACGGCCCCCTGCTCGAGCAGCCGCGCGGAGCCCCGCTCCTCCGCCGTGATCCCGACCTTGACCATGCCGGGCCCGAACCACGCCAAGTACACGTGATACGGCCGTGGGTCGTCCGCGATCGTGTCGGCGGCCACGGAGTGCGCCCGGTCCAGCCGCGCACACTCCTCGCACCGCGCCCCCGTACTCCGCCCCGACACGGCCGCCCCCGTCGGGCACGCGTACCCCCGAGCCCCCACGCACGTCCGCACGCCCCCTTCCGCGACCTCGAAGGCCACCCGCTTTCCCCAGGTCAGCGCACTGCGCCGCCCGCCGTCCCACGCCAGCACGGGACCGTCCGCCGACCACCGCAGCCCCGAGCACTTCCACGCCTGTGCCATCTCTGTCGAGACTAGAGGGCACCACTGACAACG encodes the following:
- a CDS encoding response regulator transcription factor, translated to MTTTSPQGRTELLRPDGSPVRVLVVDDEMSITELLSMALRYEGWQIRSAGDGQGAIQTARDFRPDAVVLDMMLPDMDGLAVLGRLRRELPDVPVLFLTAKDAVEDRIAGLTAGGDDYVTKPFSLEEVVARLRGLIRRSGAADRRSDSMLVVGDLTLDEDSHEVTRGGDNIHLTATEFELLRFLMRNPRRVLSKAQILDRVWSYDFGGQANVVELYISYLRRKIDAGREPMIHTRRGAGYLIKPAAS
- a CDS encoding DUF2797 domain-containing protein, yielding MAQAWKCSGLRWSADGPVLAWDGGRRSALTWGKRVAFEVAEGGVRTCVGARGYACPTGAAVSGRSTGARCEECARLDRAHSVAADTIADDPRPYHVYLAWFGPGMVKVGITAEERGSARLLEQGAVCFSWLGVGPLMAARRTEELLRAALRVPDRIPYVAKRAVRAVLPEAAADRAVEVAELHARAVALCEWPESLVREPLRVVDHVEVFGLAGLPVAVGEVAELVAGGAVSGELVAAAGPDLHLATGGGVVVLDTRLMSGWGLVPAAEGTELTVPVRGFKEEVGMQDGLF